CTGTTACCCAACTTTTTTTTATGTGCTCAATTAAAAGTAATTCAGTGCGCTTTTATTGGCTTTTGTGCTCGGATATTTATAAAGTTAggtgcatgtatatatgtaattatgtgctTTATCTTATTGCTTGTAAATAGTCTGCTGACTTGCTGCCGGCAGCTAAAAGTTTGCCGCTACGCTCGTGCCCTATATGCGCGTGCAGCTGggcaactacatatgtatgtgacgtAGTTTCGTTTGGttgccaaaaaaattgtatcgcGGTTTAGTCATCGGCACAAAGTATGTCCACATGTGTTTTGTGATTATGCTTTAATTTGCCGGCGGTCATTTGTTGATAAGAGCAGGAATGCCttgtgtgcatacatacacacattatcaattaattgctttttttaatatttccataaatttttttgtatatgcatatgtatttttctttgttctttattatcacattcaaaatatttatataggtGCCTGGTGGCATGCTTATAACAGGCGGCATGCTAGCCTTTTATCGTACCGTTCCCGCTGTGGTGCTCTGGCAATTCATCAATCAGTCATTCAACGCTATAGTCAACTATACAAATCGTAATGCGAATTCACCGACAACAGTCACACAGTTGGGCGTCGCGTATGTGTCCGCAACTACCTCGGCATTGGTAGCGGCACTTGGTTGCAAAAGCTATTGGTCTAAGCGTGCCAGCCCCCTATTTCAGGTagtatctatttttttttattcccttTGTGAGTCTGTCTAAATTTGTTCTATACGTCACAGCGTTTTGTGCCGTTTGCTGCCGTTGCCGCTGCCAATTTTGTCAACATTCCACTTATGCGGCAAAATGAGATAATCAACGGTGTCGAAGTGAAGGATGAGAACGGTAACATTGTGGGACACAGCCGCTTAGCTGCCATAAAGGGTATTACCCAAGTGGTGGTTTCCCGTATTACTATGGCAGCACCCGGCATGTTGATATTGCCGTTTATTATGCAACGTTTGGAGAAAATACCGGCTTATCGACGCATACGTTGGATAGACGCGCCTTTCCAAACGGCTATGGTGGGCTGCTTGTGAGCATAAATaacattttcgtttttcaattgcttctaatatgaaatattttttcagtttgctGTTCATGGTTCCCACGGCTTGCGCAATATTTCCACAAAATTGGTAATGTGCAATTCGCATTTAcgcatttaaattaatataattagttatttattgttttgtatgttttttacAGTTCGTTGAAAACGTCCACAATCAAATTACTTGAAGCTGATCAGTATGCGGAAATAGAGTCCAAGACTAAAGGTCGCGTACCACAGCGTGTATACTTCAATAAGGGCTTATAAATGTGCCGTATAATTCAATTTGATTATGCACAATAGACAATATTGAGTAAATGAGTTGCTGACGCGTAGCGAAAGTGGCTCCACTGACCTGGAACGGCATTTACAAGGAAATCGTATTCAATAACCGGGAATTACTGCTGCTAAACATGCCTCAAAGAGGCTAGAAATATTAAATCtgtaaaatttaagttaaagtAACTGCGCATTTGTAGATgtgatttagttttaattttttgttttcttcgttGCTTAAATCTGTATTTTTTTATGGCACTGGTTCCTTTTCACGTTTAGTGTGTTTGtgttattaaatttatcacCGTGTGCAGTTTAATGGATTTCAAGCATTGCCGTCTTATTTTGTACGctgtttgtttataaaattaagcgtaaaatgtgtactctttatatACTATAGTCATTATtctgaaataaaagtaaaaaagtaaagacTGTCGGTTGTTATTCGTGCAGGCGGTGAATATAAAACTTCAAgtaaaatcaaacaatattttaacTAACGCTATATATATGCAGTCAGGCTTCAAAAGAAtaagattttgtactaaaaaactTCTCAGACCGTTTTGTGATTGTGGTTGTTTTACTCAGAATTGTTTGAACACGCGCAAAGATGAACATTACAGTTTTTCTTCCGTAAAGACAAAACCCAAAGAAAATGTGAATGCTGTTACTATATTACAACATTTTGGTTCCCTCCAATCCGTTATGTATGGAAGCCGCATGAGTTAATCCAAAAAAAACCTGGACCGAATTTACATTAATGAATCACAACAaaatttatctacatatatgtgaaGCGGATGATTACGGGTGAATAAAAGTCGTTCAGTAATGATATCAAGCGAAAATACgctaacttcggctgcaccgaagctataaaacCTGAAACAGTggtattttttatagcataaaaggacATAAAAAGATCGATATCCTGATTTTAATCGGTCCGTTTAAATAGCAGCTATACGTTATAGTActccaatctgaacaatatgttcgggaAATGTAACGATGCCTTAGATGGTAATACTTGTATGTGCTAAATTTTGGAAAGGTAACTTCTTAATCCATGTAAggatttgaattttgaattagtcactttgtatggcagctatatgttatagtttcCCAATATCGGAGGTCTTCGCACCACACTATCAATAATTGCACCGTCTGAAGAAAGTGTTTGTCCAAAACTGCCCAAAAGTAAATGAATGGACACAGAGTGACTCGCCAAAAGCTCCGGGAGTTTGGTTAGCAGGTTCTTATACTTGTACATTATAGACCTGGCGTCAAGTGAATATTATCTGTTCCCGTCTATGGCGAACGATTTTGACGACAGTACTAGTTGTTTCCAATAGTTAATTATATATAGTGAAATTTCTCATAATCGGACATAtcccagcgggataatggttcactgcttacatttttctttgaagaatactttaaagaaaattctatgtagaattcttcgataccaggtaatgcataaaagtaagctacgcggctaaattctactgtgttcatatttacaagtcatctctgcaacccttccaaatagtacttggcgtctttgtctgcaaaatacgagttcacgaaagagattgcctcctcatttgacgaaaatctctggccgccgagcgcaattttaagttgaggaaacaaaaaaaagtcgcttggtgctagatccggtggataaggtggatggtcaagcagttcgaaccgcaattcgtggattttcgccatggcgaaagatgtgccgctagcttcacgggtcggttatttatcggacagccctcgtatatatatttaacgttttttaaaacctgctgttttcaacctttgatcattttatatatacatacatatgtaatatgtatttaacattttaaactatttcaatttgtaataattcagttcagttaaacacattttgttataacaatttttaagtgcatttcgcataaaataaaaaccttataacgattgtattggatctagtgcatttttctttttaacaaaaagtgtgagtggcctataaggtgagtttttgtacacataatacttattttcatacaaatatgcaatttttcccattgaccttggcatcgaagaattcttcgttaactgtggcatcaaagaaatcttcgtttactatggcatcgaagaattcttcgtccctatggtaagcgaaaggggtgatctgttacttttcgtaggacatcgccgtgttaattttcatcggtcggggtaagcgatacaatcatgctgcatcgtttaccttgctcgcttaccaatgtctaccatatcccgcTGGGATGTTGTCGCAATGTTTTTGTTCGGCTATAAGAACTGTCCGAGATGTGTCAAAAACAAGGATTTGAAATGTATTCTTAGGGTCAGAAGTTGCAATTGACGGTCCTTGCCCGATCTTTTGTGTGAACGGTCCCAAGGAGAGTTCTGTTGTAACAGCACCAAGCAATAGTTATGAGGAATGATATTGTGAAGACAGATGTTATAATGTTATCATTATTACGGTCGTTATCATATTAAAGATATCGGTTACTTATTTGATATGGGAAAAATTATCTCACGATCACTAATTTCGTACAATTATAACAGTGCGTTGTTCTAcctctaaaataaataaatttcacagTTATTGAAAAATTGGTTCGTAAGATATGGCTATTTGTTGAACGAAAGTTTGATCATTTTGGATGATCGTAAAATAAATCTGAACGAGATAACTTTCTATCTAAAAACGCCAAAAAAATGCGTTGGACATATCGGTCGGGAATATATTAAGATTTGCGAAAGCTATATGCAATGTGGAAAACATGCGAGTTTCCTATCGACCTAAGTCAACAGCGAACTGATTTTATTCATGGTTCCATCGCGCATACAATCGACAACGGATTGTATGTGATTAACCTATTCTGTAGCGTGGAAATACGCAAAAGTAAGTTATGCCCTCTATATATTGGGTTGTAATTATTACTGACTATCTTGGAAAGGAAAGATTCATCTCGATCGATTAAATAAGGAGAAAGTGATATTTCATAAAGATAACGTACCGTCTCATGAAAAGTTTGAAGAGTACAACAATCGGTTTATAGCACCAGTTGGCAACTACTTATACTGAATAACGAAATCCTGGTTTTCCTTGGTCTATCTTTAACATAATACTAACATATTTGAATGAGGTTGATCTTGTCCTTGTTAACGTCTTGCCAAATATTCTTCACAATGTCACAATAtcatgaaataattaaatatccACCTTtatcgcaataattcggttttGCACGTGCGGTGTGGCACGTAACCTCGGTTTGTTCTAACCAGATGTTGCCAAGATCAACTTCTTAAAATTGCGGCCATAagaagttggttatcatcgatctatactgGTCTCCGTTGATAGTAATGGTGTCATCAGCTTCATTTTGAAAGAAGTACGGGCCGATGGTTCCAACAGACTAAACACCACACCAAATTACCAAACTCGCAATGAGGTAagtgtaatggttgttcatgaataatttgtagaTTTTCTTCGCACCGGAATCGACTGTTTTGTTTATCTACCGCACCGCTCAAATGAAAGTAAGCCACATCggagatgattttcttaaacaaTTATTTCGAGCGCTTCATCGTCTCATTGGcacttgaacattatgtaaagaaattgAACGcacgaaattttcaacaattcgatTATTATGACCATCAAATGGCAAAAGCGGACGAAAAGTTGAAGTTGGAAAACGATTATTTTGCtagtaaaattgaataatttgtacctaCCGACGCACATTTGAGCAGTTTCCttcaaaaaccggacaaaagTGAGAATTACAAACTCCAGCGATGCtactcaaaattgatttttttagtaCTTAAGTAACCGTACTACAATAAACCGGTTAAATGATTGACCTTCAGCCCACTATATTGCCACACAAGTAGTCGGAATCTAGACTTCGTTCAGTACGCCCgtccaaattttaattttttagaaattagtgtttttttatAGTGTCGTGAGAGGTCGAgctataacttattttttttttgttagttgacttttgatcgaaaatatcggtcattaTGTAGATATGCAATAGAAATTTAAACAGAGTCCTTTCCTGACAGTGAAACTTGACCCtcccccatataactattaccaagattttcgaacatccacgCGACTTTGCCCCATATGATTGAtgattgtacatacatatgtacataagataACTTAATGAAACCCACGGAACAGTTTTTGAGTATGTGGGAcgagcaaaaatagataaaatctggtcgatactaccccctactaaaaaatatattcaatataaaatgttcggttgcacccgaaattagctcttgcttattcgttttattttaatatactgcattattatattcaatcatacatttttattcatttttattcataaaatctctttaaataattttgtccggtttttgagacCAAATGCTCCTATGTACGACGGTGGGAAAATggatgaaataattaaatgtacCAAAGATTTTACCCCGAAATGATATGAGAGGCTTTTAATGGAGCCGCGGTCAAAGTTGGGCACAATCACATATCTTATGACCCGACCTAtaatttgtataccctgaacggagtatattaagtttgccacgaagtttgtaacacccagaaggaagcgtcggagaccatataaagtatatatatacttgtatatttgatcagtatgttgagtcCCTCAGggaagatggagtcatgtgtag
This genomic stretch from Bactrocera dorsalis isolate Fly_Bdor chromosome 5, ASM2337382v1, whole genome shotgun sequence harbors:
- the LOC105223453 gene encoding sideroflexin-2 encodes the protein MALTLGRINVDEPLYDLSTFAGRFRYFAWMTDPRTVIVSNDRLLQAKTLVESYRVGKEPETTTQEQVKYAMKLYSSAFHPDTGELQNVTGRMSFQVPGGMLITGGMLAFYRTVPAVVLWQFINQSFNAIVNYTNRNANSPTTVTQLGVAYVSATTSALVAALGCKSYWSKRASPLFQRFVPFAAVAAANFVNIPLMRQNEIINGVEVKDENGNIVGHSRLAAIKGITQVVVSRITMAAPGMLILPFIMQRLEKIPAYRRIRWIDAPFQTAMVGCFLLFMVPTACAIFPQNCSLKTSTIKLLEADQYAEIESKTKGRVPQRVYFNKGL